The Flavobacterium sp. K5-23 genome segment ATAACGCAACACTATTTGGGCTGTTTTATATTAGGTGTTTTATTCTTCTAAAAAACGAAACCGTTTATAGACTCCACATCTTTATGTAAACATTTTGTAACAAAAATGTATTTTAGACAACTTATCTTTAATTCAAAAGTCTTTTATACTTTTATAAACTAGAAACCATAATCAATCAATTGTATCTAAAAATGGCAAATCCATTAATTAAAATAACGAATATCAAAAGAGATTTTGTTCTCGGAAACGAAATTGTTTATGTCTTAAAAGGAATCGATTTAGAAATAAACAAAGGGGAATATGTAGCTTTAATGGGACCATCAGGTTCTGGTAAATCAACTTTAATGAACCTTTTAGGCTGTTTAGACACTCCTACATCCGGTAGCTATATTCTTAATAGCAAAGATGTGAGTAAGATGAAAGATGACGAACTTGCCGAAATACGTAATAAAGAAATAGGTTTTGTATTCCAGACTTTCAACCTTTTACCAAGAACAACTGCACTTGATAACGTAGCTTTACCAATGATATATGCAGGTTATTCAAAATCTGAAAGAAAAGCCAGAGCAGAAGAAGTGTTAACTCAAGTAGGACTTTCGGACCGTATGGACCACCAGCCCAACCAACTTTCAGGAGGACAAAGACAACGTGTTGCTGTTGCCAGAGCAATAGTAAACACACCTTCTATCATTCTTGCCGATGAACCTACAGGAAACTTGGACAGTAAGACTTCAACGGAAATCATGCACTTATTTGATGAAATTCACAGTAAAGGAAATACTGTAATATTAGTTACTCACGAGGAAGATATTGCTAAACACGCACATAGAATTATTCGTTTACGTGATGGAGTAATTGAGAGTGATACCGTAAATAAACAGGAAAAGAAAAGCCCGAGTCAAGTTTAGGAAATAACTGTTTAATCATAGTTAGACAACATCCTTTTTCAAACAAATAATTACGAACGCAGCAATTACAAATAAATGAAAATAGGCATACTCACCTGTGATAAACTTCCTGAATTACTAGCATCAGAACAAGTTTTAATTCCTGCTTTATCAAAACATAATATTGATGCAAAACCAGTCATTTGGAATGATCCAAATATTGACTGGAGTGCTTTTGACTATTTGATTTTTCGCAATACCTGGGACTATTTCGAGAAAGAAACCGAATTCAACCTTTGGCTTGACCACATAGAAAAATTAGGGATCAAAACCCTAAATCCTATTGCAATCATCAGGCAAAACAAACATAAATTCTATTTGCGTGAAATGGAAAAGCAGGGAGTTCTAATTCTCCCTACTGTTTTTATAGATAAAACAAACGCACTGAATTTAAAAGAATTAATTCCTCCCCATTGGAAAAAAGCGGTAATAAAACCAGCGTTTTCGGCAGGCTCCTATCTTACTGAGGTGTTTGACATAGATGCAATTGATCAAATCAATACCCAATACCTAAATATAGCTCAGAAAAAAGAACTGCTGCTGCAAGAATTTATGCCTGAAATTCAAACATTAGGCGAAACCTCATTTATCTTTTTCAACAAAAAATTCTCGCATGCGGTAAATAAAAAACCCGCTGATGGCGATTTTAGAATTCAATCCCAATTTGGAGGTCAATATGCACTCATAGAACCAAGTCTTGAATTAATTGAAAAAGCCCAAAACATTGTCAATACTTTTCAAGGAGATTTATTATATGCCAGAGTGGATGGTATTGTTATAGAAAACGAATTGCATCTTATGGAAGTGGAATGCATCGAACCTGATTTGTATTTCGAATTATCTGAAGGTGCTATTGAACGTTTTGTTAACACAATAGTCGAGTTAATAGCGTAAATTTGTTCTTTGAGATACTCCAATGAATTTCTCATTCAAAAAACACAACTTATAATGAAAGTATATACTAAAACCGGAGATAAAGGGACAACTGCCCTTTTTGGAGGAACCCGTGTTCCTAAAGATCACATTCGAATTGAAAGTTACGGAACGGTAGACGAATTGAATTCGCATATAGGATTGATTAGAGACCAAGAAATGAATTCCCATTATAAAGAGATATTAATCGAAATTCAAGATCGCTTGTTTACTGTTGGTGCTATTCTAGCCACACCACCGGAAAAAGAAGTAATGAAAAACGGTGAACTACGATTGCAAAAACTTGGAATTATAGAAAGCGATATCGAATTATTAGAAAACGAAATTGACGCTATGGAGAATGAGTTGCCACAAATGACTCATTTTGTATTACCAGGTGGCCATACTACTGTGTCATATTGTCATATAGCCCGTTGTGTTTGCCGCCGCGCAGAACGTCTGGCTGTGCATTTAAGCCACAATGAACCTGTTGCCGAAATAGCAATCAAATACCTGAACCGACTTTCTGACTACCTTTTTGTATTGGCACGGAAGTTGTCTCATGATTTGAACGCTGAGGAAGTCCAATGGATACCCCGAAAGTGATCAGTTGACAGTAATAAGTTGACAGTGAAAAACTGAATATTAATAGCTGAATACTGAACACTAAAAAAACACGTTCTTAACTTTTTTATAAAATAAATGATTTTTTACTTGTCTTTTTCAGTAAAAAATTTATTTTTGCACAAAACTAAATCGACAAAAGATGTATTGGACATTAGAATTAGCATCCTATTTAAGTGATGCACCATGGCCTGCTAACAAAGACGAACTTATTGACTACGCTATACGTGCTGGTGCTCCATTAGAAGTAGTAGAAAATCTACAATCTATTGAAGACGAAGGCGAGATATACGAATCAATGGAAGAAATCTGGCCAGATTATCCTACAGACGAAGATTATCTTTGGAATGAGGATGAATATTAAAAAATTACCCCAAGAAAAAGTCTCAGAAGAGGCTTTTTTTTTGGTTAAATTTACAAGTATCAAATAAATAGAAATACAAATATATTATGAGTTTCATAAATAGCATTATTAAAGCCTTTGTTGGGGATAAGTCCCAGAAGGATGTTAAGGCTTTGCAGCCTTACTTAAATAAAATCAAAACATTTGAAAGCGGACTTATATCGTTATCTCATGACGAACTTAGAGGCCGTACATTTTATTTTAAGGATCAAATAAAGCAAGCCAGAGCTGCTGTCGATGCTAAAATAGTTGCCCTTCAACTAGAAGTGGAAGCAATACAAGATATAGACCAAAGAGAAGATATCTACAACACCATTGATGCTTTAGAAAAAGAAGCATACGACATCTCTGAGAAAACGTTACTTGAAATTCTTCCTGAAGCTTTTGCAGTAGTAAAAGAAACAGCAAGACGTTTTAAAGACAACTCAGAAATTATTGTAACTGCATCAGCAAAAGACAGAGAATTCTCTGGAGCTAAACCTTATGTTTCTCTTGATGGCGATAAAGCTATCTGGTTAAACAAATGGAATGCTGCAGGAAAAGAAATCACTTGGGACATGATACATTATGATGTTCAGTTGATAGGTGGAATGGTGCTTCACGAAGGAAAAGTTGCAGAGATGCAAACAGGGGAAGGAAAAACATTAGTAGCTACTTTACCTATTTATTTGAATGCTTTAACTGGGAACGGTGTGCATTTAGTAACTGTGAATGACTATTTAGCTAAACGTGATAGTACATGGAAAGCCCCTTTATTTGAATTTCACGGTTTGACTGTTGATTGTATTGACAACCACCAACCAAGTTCTGAAGGAAGAAAAGCGGCTTATAACGCAGATATCACTTACGGAACAAATAACGAATTTGGTTTTGATTATTTAAGAGATAACATGACCCATTCGCCTGATGATTTAGTGCAAAGAAAACACAACTATGCCATTGTCGATGAGGTCGATTCGGTATTAATTGATGACGCTAGAACGCCATTGATTATTTCTGGTCCAGTACCACAAGGAGATCGCCACGAGTTTAATGAACTGAAACCAAAAATCGAAAACCTAGTGGCGTTACAACGTCAACTGGCAAACGGATTTTTATCTGAAGCTAAAAAATTAATAAAAGAAGGAAACACTAAAGAAGGTGGTTTCTTATTGTTAAGAGCTTACAGAAGTTTACCTAAAAACAAAGCTTTAATTAAGTTTTTAAGTGAAGAAGGAATCAAACAATTACTTCAAAAAACGGAAAATCAATACATGACGGACAACAATCGCGAAATGCATAAGATTGATGAAGCCTTGTATTTTGTAATTGAAGAAAAAAACAATCAGGTAGAACTGACTGATAACGGAATTAAATTCCTTTCAGGAGATACTGATTCAGACTTTTTCGTGCTTCCAGATATTGGAACTGAAATTGCAGCTATCGAAAAGAAAAAATTAGACAAAGACGCTGAAGCGGAAGAAAAGGAAAAATTATTCCAAGATTTCGGAGTGAAAAGCGAACGTATTCATACACTAACACAACTTTTGAAAGCGTATAGCCTTTTCGAAAAAGATGTAGAGTATGTAATCATGGACAACAAAATTATGATTGTCGATGAGCAAACAGGTCGTATTATGGATGGTCGTCGTTATTCTGACGGATTACACCAAGCGATTGAAGCTAAAGAAAATGTAAAAATAGAGGCTGCAACTCAAACATTTGCTACTGTAACTTTACAGAATTACTTTAGAATGTATAACAAACTGGGTGGTATGACTGGAACAGCAGTTACTGAAGCTGGTGAGTTATGGCAAATATACAAATTGGACGTAGTGGAAATTCCTACTAACAGACCAATGGCTAGACTTGACAAAGAGGATTATATCTATAAAACGACTCGTGAAAAATTCAATGCAGTAATCGAAGATGTAACTGAATTATCAAAAGCAGGAAGACCAGTTCTTATTGGTACTACTTCGGTTGAAATCTCAGAATTATTAAGCCGAATGCTGAAAATGAGAGGTGTTGCGCACAATGTATTGAATGCAAAAATGCACAAACAAGAAGCTCAAATTGTTGAAGAAGCAGGAAAAGCTGGTGTTGTTACAATTGCAACAAATATGGCTGGACGTGGAACGGATATTAAATTATCTGCCGAAGTAAAAGCTGCAGGTGGTCTTGCCATTATAGGTACTGAACGTCATGACTCTCGTCGTGTTGACCGTCAGTTAAGAGGTCGTGCCGGTCGTCAAGGAGATCCAGGAAGTTCTCAATTTTATGTTTCGCTTGAAGATAACCTAATGCGTTTATTTGGTTCTGAAAGAGTGGCTAAGGTGATGGATAGAATGGGACTTGAAGAAGGTGAAGTAATCCAGCATTCGATGATGACAAAATCGATCGAACGTGCACAGAAAAAAGTGGAAGAAAACAACTTTGGTGTTCGTAAGCGTTTGTTAGAATATGATGATGTTATGAATGCACAACGTGAAGTAGTTTACAAACGTCGTCGTCATGCATTGTTTGGAGAACGTTTAAAACTGGATATTGCTAACATGTTGTATGATACTTGTGAGCTTATTGTTCAGGATACTAAAGGAACAAATGATTTCAAGAACTTCGAGTTTGATTTAATTCGTTATTTCTCTATCACTTCTCCAGTAAGCGAGAGTGATTTCGTTAAATCAACGGAGATTGAATTGACTGGAAAAATATACAAAGAAGCTTTAAAATATTACACGGAGAAAACAGAACGTAGTGCTAGAGAAGCCTTCCCTATTATCCAAAATGTTTACGAAGATAAAAACAACCATTTCGAACGTATAGTAGTTCCTTTCACTGATGGAGCAAAATCATTAAACGTAGTAACTGATTTAAAACGTGCTTACGATACCCAAGGAAAACAATTAGTTGCTGATTTTGAGAAAAACATCACTCTAGCGATTGTTGACGAAGCTTGGAAAAAACACTTACGTAAAATGGACGAATTGAAACAATCAGTTCAATTAGCCGTTCACGAACAAAAAGACCCATTGCTTATCTATAAATTTGAAGCTTTCAATTTATTCAACAGTATGTTGAATGGAGTGAACAAAGAAGTGATTTCATTCTTGTTTAAAGGTGATTTACCACAACAAAGTGCACCAGAAATTCAAGAAGCAAAAGAAGTGCGTAAAAAAGAAAACTACAAAACTTCTAAAGACGAAATTACAAGTAGTGAATCAGCTAATCGTGAAGCGGGAGAAACGCAACAACGACAAGTAACAGAAACTATCGTAAGAGATATGCCTAAGATTAACCGTAATGACAATGTTACTTTAAAACAAGTAGCTACAGGAAAAACGGAAACGATGAAATTTAAAAAAGCCGAAAGTCTATTGTCTTCAGGAGAATGGGTTATCGTAAATGAATAATATTTCAGAAACTAGATTCTATATTAAATTCCCCAATTGCGAAAGTAGTTGGGGAATTTTTTTTATCCTGAATTTATTTCAGGATCTAATGTAGAAGTTTGGCAGTAGTTGTTTCTCGAGCAATTCCCGCCATTCGCTACAAGCTATTTGGTTTCAAACCCTTTTTCTATCCGCTGGCAGGAGCTTCCTACGGTCGCTCTGCCACCACCAGAAAAAAGTGGTTCTCCACCTGCATAGGCTTTTCACTGCTGTCGGGGCTAGGGATTTAATCATATTATGTGCGTTGTTGTAGTTCCCCGAAAGGATAGAAATCCATCTTTGTGGGATAGTAAATTTCCGAAAACTATTTATAAGTATTTTCGGATATTAAGTTATATATTTGAAATTAATAAAGTCTGACGTTTATCAGACATAGCTACCCAATTTAGGGGTGATAAGTTTTATAACGTCAATAGTATATACTAGTTAGCAGTCAGTCAAAACCAAAACTCTATAGAATCATTCATGGAAGAGAAAAAAATAACTGTAAATCATGGAGTTTTAGATGACATAGAATTACCTCCAATTGTTTATAAGTACAGAAATTGGTCAGATGATTATCATAAAAGATTTATAACTGAAAGAGAAGTTTTTATGGCTTCTGCTCGTTCATTTGAAGATCAATTAGATTGTAGAAATCCAACAAGATTTGATTTATTAAGTAACCAACAGATTTATGATTATTACTTCTGGTCTTCACAAAGAGAAAATGCTAATTTCTCACGTCAACAACATCGAAAATTCGCAAGATATTGGGCTAAACATTCCGCTGTAAAAGATCAAAAAGCACAACAAAAATGGATGGATAATTCAATAGAAGAATATTATGACCATGATGGAATATTAAGTCTAACAGAAAATTGTAGCAATGATGCAATGTGGGAGAAATATGCCGATAATGGAAAAGGATTTTGTATTGGTTATAATAGTCGTGAAATGTTTAGACACATTGGTGGTGGTGGAAAAGTCGATTATGTCGATGCTCTACCTATTATATTACCTGAACCGTTTATGCATTTTGCTGAATCATTAAAAAATAGGGTTTATAGTAAAACTACTTATTGGAGTTTTGAAGAAGAATATAGGACTAAAAAATTCTGGCAAAACCCTGCAACAATAAAAGATAGACAAATACAATTACCTAAAGAAGCTTTCAATAAAATTATTTTAGGAAACAACATTAGTGAAAAAGACAAAAAAGAGATTATAGAAAACACTAAAAATTATATTGGTAATATTGAAATTGTTCAAAGATAATGACCGAACTGCTAATCGAGTAGACGGCTCACCCCTTCCGCAAAGTGTAGCTGCTGCGCAAATGTCTCTGACTTTGCGAAATTTTAATACTTTATTGTAAAAGAAAACATCCTAAAAGTCTCCTGACTTTTACAAAAAACGTTCTTATTAAAAGTCAAGACAACCGCTCCGCATTCTATGATAAAAAACTCAAGACAAGATAAAACCTCGTTAAGTGTTTAAATATATAGAAAAATTAACCTTTCGATATTTTTTATCGGACAACACTGAATTGTATTTTAAAAAAAAACATAAAATTATGAGATCATTTCTTTTTACTGCTGTTTTCCTTGCGTTAGTGAGTTTTCTTGCCTCATCCTGTAATGGCTACATTACATATTACAATAAAGCAAACACCATTGATAGAAAATTTAAGGCTAATCATGATACCGTTGCTTTTATAAAACGATACAATAAACTATTTAAAAAATACAATCCGCCCAAGAGCAATTTTGCCTTCAGCAAGTATGAAACCTACATTGTTTATGCTGACAAGTACAGCAAAAACTTTGGAGAAAAGAAAAGCTTGTATAAACTACTTGATTTAGTGGCTCCTTATAACGAACATTACAAGACATTGTTTCCTATTTGCGCAAAATACGGAATAGACAGCTTAAGTGTTGAGCAAAAAATAGAGAGTAGTAAAAACACTATGAATAAACAACTCATCGATACTTTTTCTGTTGCTTTTGTACGTGATCAAAAACAAGGACGTAAAGATTCTTTGACTACCGTGACAAATGATAGAATAAATGCCAAACTTCTTAAGTGGACGATAGAGAATTATGGTTTTCCGTCACCACAAAAAATAGGCCTGACAGGAAATGATGGTGTGTTTATGCCGATGCTGACATTTTTGAGTCACATTGGGGGAAATGTGCCAGAATATTATCCCTATTTTAAAAAAGCTTTATTGAAGTATGTAAAATCTGGAGAATGTTCTCCAAATGAATATGGAACAATGATAGATCGACATGAATATGTAAATAAACGGGAAATCATCTACGGTGAATACTTGTTTAATTTTTCAGATCTTAAAAAAGTAAACCGTAAAAGGAGAAGTATTGGTTTGAAAAGGACGCGCAATGCAATGTGATGAAAGAAGATAAATAATTAAGATTTTAAAAAATGATATTAATTTTTTCAATGAACCGATGGCGGATTTGTTATCCGTGCACGCAAAGAATATCGAACATGAAAATTTAAAACCCTACTAACTCTCGTTTACCCTCATTTTCTGGCGATTGTTTTCAACGAGTACCTATTTAAATTAGAAAACAAATAGTAGCGTTAGTAACGCGGTTTCCAGAACTAAAAACTACATGATATTTATATCAGTTGTATAAATTTGAAATCCATTATTTATCTTGACCAAAACATTTTATTTCGTATTTTCGTTTAAACGAAAATAATTGTTTTCAAAACTTGCAAAATGTTCTCGAAACTTATTAAACATCATGGAAAAATATTTGCGCCAATTAATTTCAATCGTATTTGAAGATAAAAAAGAAGTCTTTACTGGTTTTCTAATTGACTGGACCGAAGACTGGATATTGATAAAAAATAATCCATTTGATTTTATAATTGATGGTTACACCATTTTGAAAAATAAAAATGTGAAGTCAATTATTCAAGATGAAGATTATGAATTCACAGAAAGAGTAATTAAGCTTAAAGGATTAAAAACAAGTGCTGAAGAAATAATCCCACTTAAAGATTTACCCTCAATTATAAACTTTCTAGCAACTAAACATGAGATCTTCCAAATTGCAAAAAAATCTGATAAAGCAGTTTATCTTGGTAAACTTATTGAACTAAGTGAAGAAGAATTGATAATCGATTTTTTGGGAACAGAAGGTAAATTTGACGGTGAAATGAGTTTTAAACTAAACAAAATAAGAGTTATAGAATTTGACACTGATTACATTAACTCTTTAAAATTAGTTATACATGAAGAAAATAAGTAGCTGATAATATCACTCAATTGGTACTCGTCTGCCCAAGTTCTCTGGTGCTCGTTTGCGACAAATAACTACTTAAATTAGAAACCAAATCATAGCGTTTGTCACGCGGTTAATTAAACTAAAGATTTCCTATTTCCCCTAAACTTGTAATCTTCATTGTCGAAATACTGGATGAGATTGCTTCGTTCCTCGCAATGACTTAGACAACGAAAAAAAAGGGATGTAACCTATACATTGTCAAAACACATATTAGGATTCCAACTGAGAACTAAAGGCAAAATAATGAAAATAGCTATGTCTATTTTTTTGTAAATTTGTTTTAAGAAATTTATGCTATGAACAACACAGCCCATCACGACGAGCGCATTGCAAAAATGTCATTCGCCTCAGTATATCCTCATTATATCACAAAAGTGGAGAAGAAAGGTAGAACAATAGAAGAATTGCATCAAGTAATAACTTGGCTAACGGGTTATGATGAAAAGAAGCTACAAGAAATCATAGATAAAAAAGTAACTTTTGAGGAATTCTTTCAAAATGCCACATTAAATCCTAATGCTCACCTTATCACTGGAGTAATCTGTGGTTACAGGATTGAAGAAATCGAAAATCAGTTAACACAACAGGTACGGTTTTTAGATAAATTAGTGGATGAATTGGCCAAAGGACGTAAGATGGAAAAGATTTTGCGAGTTGGATAGAGTGTTTTGTTGAACGAATATAAAACTATTCAAATAAGCCACATAAATTGAAACACTGAATGTGATTGCTTCGTTCCTCGCAATGACTCCGTTTATATAAAAAATAAACAAATCAGTGGTTACACTGTTTTTGGGTTATCCTCAAAATAACGTGCTTCGATTCGTTTGATGTCTTTTATTGAATTTTTGGCCCAAGCCAAACGTTTCTCCAAAATTTCTTCTTCAGATAAATGCCAGTCAATATCCGTTTTTCTTAATCGATTAGTCAAATTTTGAATAATAATAGCCGCCGAAACGGAGATGTTCAAACTCTCGGTAAAACCTACCATTGGAATTTTAAGAAATCCATCTGCACGTTCCAATATCTCTTCTGACAGTCCGTCTCTTTCAGTTCCGAAAAACAGGGCACTCGGTTTAGAAATATCAAAATCTTCCAGTAAGCAATCATTATCGTGAGGTGTGGTAGCAATGATTTGGTATCCTTTATTTTTTAAAGTATCCACGCAATTTGTAATACTGTCAAACGTATTGATATCAACCCATTTCTGGGCTCCCATTGCGATTTCCTTATCGATACTTTTACCGTAGCGTTGTTCTATGACATTCAATTCTTGGATTCCAAAAACCTCACAACTGCGCATCACCGCACTAGTGTTATGCATTTGAAAGATATCTTCAACGGCAATGGTGAAATGATTGGTTCTGTTTTCCAATACTTTTAGGAATTTTTCTTTGCGGTTGTCCGTTAGGATATTTTCAAGAAAATTAAGGTAATCGATATCAATCATTGTGAACTTTTTTTTGGCAAAAATACTAAAAAGAAGATGTACTACCGGTCAAAAAGTGAATCAATAATCCCTGAAAAAATAGCTTCTCCTAAAGTAACTTTTTTGACTTCTGGATAAATTGGTTCTTTTTCCAGATTCTTCATTTCGTTACCTAATAAACGATTTGTATTTTCCATAGAATAGTAATTCCGAGAAACGATATTGAAAGTGTTCAATCCTGGCTTTGGATTATAAATAGAAAAGGTTTTCTCTTGCTTATTAAAAGCAAATGAAAAAGTTTTGTTTTCGAAATAACTTGCGCTTAATTTCAAAGAATCATCTTCAAATTTCACCTTATTTAAGGAAGAATTAGTGTTTTGGGAATATAAAATAGAAGAACCCAGAAATATAAAAAGGAGAAATACTTTATTCATTAGGCTCTATTGAATTTTAATCCAAATTTAAAAAAATACTTCCTAATAAAATTATAAATTCGTAAAATAAGAAGATAACATCATATGAAAAAACGTTTAGTGGTTTTGACAGGAGCAGGAATCAGTGCGGAAAGTGGCATCAAAACTTTTCGGGACAGTGATGGACTATGGGAAGGACACAATGTAATGGACGTAGCTACTCCGGAAGGCTGGAATAAAAATCCCGAATTGGTTCTTGACTTTTACAATCAAAGACGAAAACAACTCAAAGAAGTACATCCCAATTTAGGGCATCAAATCCTGGCTGAACTGGAATCTCATTTCGATGTTCAAATTATCACTCAAAATGTAGATGATTTACACGAACGAGCGGGAAGCAAAAACGTATTGCATTTACACGGGGAATTATTGAAAGTACGAAGTGTAGCAAACCCAAATTACATTCTGGATTGGCAAGAGGATTTGAATTTAGGCGATTTTGACTCTAATAAAAACCAATTGCGTCCACATATCGTTTGGTTTGGAGAAGAAGTCCCAGCGCTTGAAGAGGCAATTGTCCTAACGGAAACTGCTGATTATTTTGCAGTTATTGGCACTTCATTACAAGTTTATCCGGCGGCGGGATTGATTGATTTCACCAATGCTGAAACACCTCTTTTTTACATTGATCCAAAACCGATTAAAATTCATAATCTGAGGAACCCATTGGAAACAATTCCTATGTGCGCCACTGACGGGATGGTTTTTTTGAAAAACAGGTTATTAAAAGAATTGACTTAACTGAAAAACAATGACAATGGCAATATTTAATTTCAATAAAGAATTCCCACAAAAATAATGGCAATGGCAATAGCAAAAATCAAAGGCAATGGAAAAGTTTAATTTCAATAAAGAATTCACGTAAAAAATCTAAACTTATAACCCATAACTTATAACTTATAACTATTTTTGTGCCTTTCCAATAAATAACACAACAATGACTACTTTAAACGAATTGAATGCTATTTCTCCAATTGATGGAAGATATAGAAGTAAAACCCTTTCTTTAGCTCCATTTTTCTCGGAAGAAGCTTTAATCAAATACCGCGTATTAGTTG includes the following:
- a CDS encoding RimK family alpha-L-glutamate ligase, which codes for MKIGILTCDKLPELLASEQVLIPALSKHNIDAKPVIWNDPNIDWSAFDYLIFRNTWDYFEKETEFNLWLDHIEKLGIKTLNPIAIIRQNKHKFYLREMEKQGVLILPTVFIDKTNALNLKELIPPHWKKAVIKPAFSAGSYLTEVFDIDAIDQINTQYLNIAQKKELLLQEFMPEIQTLGETSFIFFNKKFSHAVNKKPADGDFRIQSQFGGQYALIEPSLELIEKAQNIVNTFQGDLLYARVDGIVIENELHLMEVECIEPDLYFELSEGAIERFVNTIVELIA
- a CDS encoding RNA methyltransferase — encoded protein: MIDIDYLNFLENILTDNRKEKFLKVLENRTNHFTIAVEDIFQMHNTSAVMRSCEVFGIQELNVIEQRYGKSIDKEIAMGAQKWVDINTFDSITNCVDTLKNKGYQIIATTPHDNDCLLEDFDISKPSALFFGTERDGLSEEILERADGFLKIPMVGFTESLNISVSAAIIIQNLTNRLRKTDIDWHLSEEEILEKRLAWAKNSIKDIKRIEARYFEDNPKTV
- a CDS encoding DUF2795 domain-containing protein; protein product: MYWTLELASYLSDAPWPANKDELIDYAIRAGAPLEVVENLQSIEDEGEIYESMEEIWPDYPTDEDYLWNEDEY
- a CDS encoding ABC transporter ATP-binding protein, which encodes MANPLIKITNIKRDFVLGNEIVYVLKGIDLEINKGEYVALMGPSGSGKSTLMNLLGCLDTPTSGSYILNSKDVSKMKDDELAEIRNKEIGFVFQTFNLLPRTTALDNVALPMIYAGYSKSERKARAEEVLTQVGLSDRMDHQPNQLSGGQRQRVAVARAIVNTPSIILADEPTGNLDSKTSTEIMHLFDEIHSKGNTVILVTHEEDIAKHAHRIIRLRDGVIESDTVNKQEKKSPSQV
- a CDS encoding DUF2200 domain-containing protein — translated: MNNTAHHDERIAKMSFASVYPHYITKVEKKGRTIEELHQVITWLTGYDEKKLQEIIDKKVTFEEFFQNATLNPNAHLITGVICGYRIEEIENQLTQQVRFLDKLVDELAKGRKMEKILRVG
- a CDS encoding DUF2971 domain-containing protein; this encodes MEEKKITVNHGVLDDIELPPIVYKYRNWSDDYHKRFITEREVFMASARSFEDQLDCRNPTRFDLLSNQQIYDYYFWSSQRENANFSRQQHRKFARYWAKHSAVKDQKAQQKWMDNSIEEYYDHDGILSLTENCSNDAMWEKYADNGKGFCIGYNSREMFRHIGGGGKVDYVDALPIILPEPFMHFAESLKNRVYSKTTYWSFEEEYRTKKFWQNPATIKDRQIQLPKEAFNKIILGNNISEKDKKEIIENTKNYIGNIEIVQR
- a CDS encoding cob(I)yrinic acid a,c-diamide adenosyltransferase, whose amino-acid sequence is MKVYTKTGDKGTTALFGGTRVPKDHIRIESYGTVDELNSHIGLIRDQEMNSHYKEILIEIQDRLFTVGAILATPPEKEVMKNGELRLQKLGIIESDIELLENEIDAMENELPQMTHFVLPGGHTTVSYCHIARCVCRRAERLAVHLSHNEPVAEIAIKYLNRLSDYLFVLARKLSHDLNAEEVQWIPRK
- a CDS encoding NAD-dependent deacylase; protein product: MKKRLVVLTGAGISAESGIKTFRDSDGLWEGHNVMDVATPEGWNKNPELVLDFYNQRRKQLKEVHPNLGHQILAELESHFDVQIITQNVDDLHERAGSKNVLHLHGELLKVRSVANPNYILDWQEDLNLGDFDSNKNQLRPHIVWFGEEVPALEEAIVLTETADYFAVIGTSLQVYPAAGLIDFTNAETPLFYIDPKPIKIHNLRNPLETIPMCATDGMVFLKNRLLKELT
- the secA gene encoding preprotein translocase subunit SecA; the protein is MSFINSIIKAFVGDKSQKDVKALQPYLNKIKTFESGLISLSHDELRGRTFYFKDQIKQARAAVDAKIVALQLEVEAIQDIDQREDIYNTIDALEKEAYDISEKTLLEILPEAFAVVKETARRFKDNSEIIVTASAKDREFSGAKPYVSLDGDKAIWLNKWNAAGKEITWDMIHYDVQLIGGMVLHEGKVAEMQTGEGKTLVATLPIYLNALTGNGVHLVTVNDYLAKRDSTWKAPLFEFHGLTVDCIDNHQPSSEGRKAAYNADITYGTNNEFGFDYLRDNMTHSPDDLVQRKHNYAIVDEVDSVLIDDARTPLIISGPVPQGDRHEFNELKPKIENLVALQRQLANGFLSEAKKLIKEGNTKEGGFLLLRAYRSLPKNKALIKFLSEEGIKQLLQKTENQYMTDNNREMHKIDEALYFVIEEKNNQVELTDNGIKFLSGDTDSDFFVLPDIGTEIAAIEKKKLDKDAEAEEKEKLFQDFGVKSERIHTLTQLLKAYSLFEKDVEYVIMDNKIMIVDEQTGRIMDGRRYSDGLHQAIEAKENVKIEAATQTFATVTLQNYFRMYNKLGGMTGTAVTEAGELWQIYKLDVVEIPTNRPMARLDKEDYIYKTTREKFNAVIEDVTELSKAGRPVLIGTTSVEISELLSRMLKMRGVAHNVLNAKMHKQEAQIVEEAGKAGVVTIATNMAGRGTDIKLSAEVKAAGGLAIIGTERHDSRRVDRQLRGRAGRQGDPGSSQFYVSLEDNLMRLFGSERVAKVMDRMGLEEGEVIQHSMMTKSIERAQKKVEENNFGVRKRLLEYDDVMNAQREVVYKRRRHALFGERLKLDIANMLYDTCELIVQDTKGTNDFKNFEFDLIRYFSITSPVSESDFVKSTEIELTGKIYKEALKYYTEKTERSAREAFPIIQNVYEDKNNHFERIVVPFTDGAKSLNVVTDLKRAYDTQGKQLVADFEKNITLAIVDEAWKKHLRKMDELKQSVQLAVHEQKDPLLIYKFEAFNLFNSMLNGVNKEVISFLFKGDLPQQSAPEIQEAKEVRKKENYKTSKDEITSSESANREAGETQQRQVTETIVRDMPKINRNDNVTLKQVATGKTETMKFKKAESLLSSGEWVIVNE